Genomic segment of Paenalkalicoccus suaedae:
TTATAGTAGGCGTGAAGCGTCTTGCTTGAGACGGCTTTAATATAGTTTTTCAGCTCCACCCTGTACTCTCCCTGCAGCTCGTGAGCTGCGGCGATTACATCAGAGAGGAGTGTCATATGGTTGTTTTTTGTTGCCCACAACCCTAGCTTAAACTCGTGTTTTAAGAGGAACGTGTTCACTTCTGGAAATCCACCTATAATCGCGGCGGCTATTGTCCGCTCTGGGTACTTTATTGCAAATTCCTGTACGATAGATCCTCCGTTTGAGTAGCCACATAGCATGATTTTCTCCAGAGAGAGGTGGTCGAGTAGTCGTTTGAGGTCGTCTGCGAGCGCAGAGATGGTGATGGGGCCGTCCTCGCTTTTGCCGCAGCCGCGTAGGTCGGGGAGGATGCAGGTGTAGTCGCGCAGGAGGGGCGGGAGGTGTCTGAAGGTGACGTGGCCCATTCCTGGCGGATGCACAAATAGGAGCGGAATCCCATTCCCCTCCTGTTCGTAATAAATATGTGGCTGTGTATGTGTGTATGGCATGTCCATCCGTCCTTCTTTAGGTGATGGAGGTAGTATGCGCAATACTTAGACGAAAAATGTTGTTGAGACCCACTGGAATAATTTGAATCCGAAGTAGATGCCGAAGATTCCCATGATTCCTGGAAGTGCTGGTGGTGCTGGGATCGGTAGCTTGATCCACGCAAATAAGAATCCAACGATTGACCCTGCGAGCACTGCTAATAATACTTCTTGCATGTTGTTTCACCTTCTTATTCTGGCTGGTTTTTTGGTTCCAGCCGATTCGGTTTTGTTAAGACTTGTTTATTCTATCATGAAGAGGTACGTACATCTAGTGTTTTTGAAAAAATTTTGTGGGCCAAGGGATTAAGGTCAAGGGCGGACACCTTCGGTGCCCCTGCGCGGCGGGCGCAACTTCCGGTGGTTGCTTGCTCAACTATTTTGCCCGGCCAGTGGCCGTGCAAAAGGATTTTCGCTGCGCGGAAGGGCTACCACTGGTAGTACGCGCCCGCCGCTCCGGGGCACCTCGGTTGAAGTGCTTTTTTGGGTGAACGGTACATTTATTTTGTATACGGTACATTCTTTTTCCATACGGTTCATAAATTCCGAATACGGTTCATTCTTTCTCCATACGGTTCATAAACTCCGCACACGGTTCATTCTTTCTAGTTTGGTGCTCTCATTTCATGTAAAGCAACTGATTATATTGCTAAAGAGCCGGTTATAACGTGCAGTTGCTATCAAATAATGCTCTTTGCCCTTTATAGCAAGCACTTTAGCAACCTAGATTACTGGATTGGCCGAAGTTATTGGATTAAGTAGACTGTACTCGGCGGATTAATGGTATACTTTTTCCATATAAGTGAGGTGATAAGCGTGAAAGAACAGTATTTTAAACTCTTTATAGGATTTGCGCTCCTGCTGTTGATTGTTGCGTGTAGCACGGAAACGCAGGAGGAGTTAATGAGGGAGGCTCCTTCTACGGAGCTTACGATTGAGCATATTGAGGGGAATTATGTCGGGGCTCGTTTTGATGAGGAGACATTTAGGGCGGATTTCGATTCGTTTACACTACATCCCGATAACGAGTACTATGCGCCAAGGAGAAATTATGATCAATATTGGAATGATGATCTTCTTCTTAGCATAGATCAGAGCACGAAAATAGTGCTACAGGTGAGCGTTCTTGAAAACAGCGAAGCTACGTTACCGGAGGCTAATATATTGCTGTTGGATCAACAGTCGAGGAAGTCAAACAGGCTTTTGGAGGGAACTACTATACATATAGCGACGAGGAACAGGATATCCACTTACTCGGATACGTCGACCATGATCGTAACTTAGCAATTTCCTTTCTTTACAATCGTGCTGAAGAAATTATCGGCTATAGTCTTGGCTACGCCTTTGACCGAATGAAATGGGAGAGCGACTAATAGGAGCATTGTAACGATATTTAACGTGTGATACTTTTACATGAGTGTATATAAGAAGAGTGTTCAGGCAGAGCTGCCTGCTACTAAACTAAAAACCCCTCCTGTTAGACTGACCTAGTCATATGAGACAGTAATAAAACACCCTCTTAGGCTGCCATTTCACCAAACTCTATTGGTGTATGGTAGCCTAATTTTTCCTGGATACGCTCTTCATTATAATACTTCATAAACTGATCTATCCGTTCTTTTACGGCTTCCATAGACAACGAATTAAACTTTACATACTGGAATTCTTCTGATTTTAGGTTTGAATGAAAAGACTCAATGACTGCGTTATCCCAACAGTTTCCCCTTCGGGACATACTACTGATCAAATGTTTCTCTTTCATTAGGTTTTGGTATGCATAAGAAGAATAAACACTTCCTTGATCTGAATGAATCATGACCCCTGTTGGATGACCTCTCTTTTCTAGCGCATCTGTTAAAGTATCCATAACCAAAGGGATCTGCTGGTGTGTATACAGCTTATAAGCGACGATTTGATTATTAAACAAGTCCATAATCGTTGATAAATATAACGTGTCTGCCCCATATTGAATGTACGTAATATCCGTTACCCACTTTTGATTCGGTCTGCTTGCGTGAAACGCTCGCTGTAATAAGTGTGGTGCGACAATGACAGACTCACCTTGAGATTTCCACTTTCTTTTCTTTTTCACTCTACATTGAAGGTGATGCTTCTGCATCATCCGTTGAACCGTATTACGATGTAGCTTGATATGATAGTCGCGTTTTAATAACTCTTTAATTTTACGGTGTCCATATCGGTACTTTGTTTTCTTACATAGGTAGATCATTGTCTTTTCTTCCTTAGATAATGTAACTGGTTCGGCAGATGCCCAGCGGTAATAGGTAGACCTAGGCACGTTTAAGACAGATAGAATAGCTGACACAGTATATTTCCTTCTTAATTTCTGGACTAGTTGGAGGACGATTTCTTTTTCAGCTCCTTTTCGATCTCCAAATACTTTTTTAGGATTTCATTCTCCTGTGTGAGATGCTTCATTTTCCGGTCGTTTTTCTCTTCTACACTCGAATCCTCAGGACCAAGACCATACGTATATTGTTTTCCAATTGGCTGGTCGAATCGATGAATCTGATTTTCACGATACCATTTCATCCACGTCTTGATTTGAGACACATTTTTAACTTCATACTTATCCATGATCTCTCTGTTTGTTAGTTGACCACTCATTTTTTCTTTAACTACCGCCCACTTTACCTCATTTGAATACACGTTTTTGCCCATGCAAAAACACCTCCGAATTAGTACTTTGTTCAAGTGTACCATTTCGAAGGTGTTTTATTGTGTCCCATTAATTTAGGTTAGTCTATGTCCAATTCTCTGGCAGGAGGGGCTTTTTGGTTACATGCGTTCTGGTGCTGTTACGCCGACGAGTCCGAGGGCGTTGATGAGTGTGATGCGGACTGCTTCGATGAGCGCAAGGCGCGCTTTCGTGAGTGCTTCGTCGTCTGTTAGTACTTTTTCTGCGTTATAGAAACTATGCAGCGCTGCTGCTAGTTCGTGAACGTAGTTGGTGATGCGGTGTGGTGCATGGTTTTTAGCTGCAGATGCTACTGCTTCAGGGAATTCGCCGATTTTCTTCATCAGCTCGAGATCCTTTTCTGCAGTTAGCAGAGATAGGTCTGCTTCGTTTGCATCTGGTTTTAGACCTTCTTCTTCTGCTGCGCGCAGCATGCTACAAATACGCGCGTGCGCATACTGTGAGTAGTACACTGGGTTTTCGTTTGACTGAGACTTGGCTAAGCCAAGGTCGAAGTCTAAGTGCGTTTCTGGCGCGCGCATCGCGAAGAAGTAACGCGTTGCGTCGATGCCGACTTCTTCCATAAGCTCGCGCATCGTAACGGCTTTACCAGTACGCTTACTCATTTTTACCTTTTCGCCGTTTTCGAAGAGGTTTACCATCTGAATAATTTGTACCGTTAGCTGATCCTTATCGTAGCCAAGTGCTTGGATAGCAGCGCGCATACGTGGGATGTAGCCGTGGTGGTCTGCTCCCCATACGTTGATAAGCTCGCCAAACCCGCGGTTTAGCTTGTCTTTATGGTAGGCAATGTCTGGCGTAAGATACGTATAAGATCCGTCACTCTTTACAAGAACCCGGTCCTTATCGTCGCCGTAAGTTGTGGAGCGGAACCAAGTTGCCCCTTCCTCTTCAAACGTTTCGCCACGAGTAGCAAGCTCCTCGAGCACTGGCGTGATTTTGTTGTTGTCGTAGAGCGATGTCTCGGAGAACCAGTTGTCGAAGTTGACGCGGAAGTCGGCTAGGTCCTCTTTAAGTTTGTCGAGCTCGCGCTTTAGGCCGTACTCGCGGAAATAGGCGCGGCGCTCCTCTACATCAGCGTTCTTATAGCGGTCGCCGTGTTCGCTCGCGATTTCCTTGGCGAATCCGATAATATCTTGGCCATGGTAGCCGTCCTCTGGCATCTCGGCATCTTCGCCTAGCTCCTGCAGGTAGCGTGCTTCGAGCGAGAGTGTGAGGTTGTCGATCTGATTACCGGCGTCGTTGATATAGTATTCGCGCGCTACGTCGTAGCCTGCTTTTGATAAAATGTGTGCAAGGGAATCCCCTACCGCTGCTCCACGTGCGTGGCCTAGGTGAAGTGTACCTGTTGGGTTCGCGGATACAAACTCGATTTGTACCTTTTTGCCTTCGCCTACGTTTGTGCTTCCGAAGTCTTCCTGCTGCTCAAGGACTGTTTTGACTATTTCGGACAGGTAGTCTTTTTTCATGAAGAAATTGATGAAGCCTGGTCCTGCGATATCGAGCTTTTCGATCGATGCTGCGTCGTAGTCAATGTTTGCTGCGATTTCTTCTGCAATGGCACGTGGTGCTTTTTTCGCTACGCGCGCAAGTTGCATCGCGAGGTTTGTTGCGAAGTCCCCGTGTGTTTTATCCTTTGGTGTCTCGATGACGATGGACGGAATTTCTTCTGCTGTTGCGAGCTCTGCTTTAACTGCGGCTTTTTCAAGCTGCTCTTTTAATCCGATTTTTAACTCTTCTACCTGACTCATTTAGCTAGTCTCCTCCTTGAATGTTACCTTCATATGATAGCGACCTGTTTGTGATCCTGATAGGACGAGGTCGTAGGTTAGCGTGATGTCCCCTGCCTGATCGTCTTCATTCCAATTATAAGAAACTTTTTTTGTGTCTGTTTCCATATGCATGGGTCCGTAAATGCTATTGTACATGCCTTCTGTTTTCGTACCTTCCACGAAGCGCTGATTCATGGTGACGGCGCCTTTTCGTTGCACGGTCATGCGTCCGTCGCGAAGCTGGATGGTTTGGTTGGTGGATTCGGTCTCCTGCTCTTCGCGAGGCTCTTGAAACTTGAGCATTAAAAATTCGCCTTTGACAAATAGTTCGCCGATTGCGTCCATCGAGTGACGCTCGCTGCGTTTGCCGTCGCGAATCGTTGTTCTTACTTGTATCGTAATTGGTAGACCTGTCATTACGTATTCACCCGATCCTTTTGTGTCTATAACTTGTTTATTATAACGCCAGTTGTTGGTTTAGTTCAAGGTTTAAAGTGAGGGTTATGTACGGTGGAGATCAAGGGATTAATTGCAAGGTCAAGGGCGGGCACCTTCGGCGCCCCTGCGCGGCGGCCGCAACTACCGGTGGTGCTTGCTCAACTATTTTGACTAGCCAAACCAATGCCTAGTCAAAAGGATTTTCGCTTCA
This window contains:
- a CDS encoding alpha/beta fold hydrolase, whose translation is MPYTHTQPHIYYEQEGNGIPLLFVHPPGMGHVTFRHLPPLLRDYTCILPDLRGCGKSEDGPITISALADDLKRLLDHLSLEKIMLCGYSNGGSIVQEFAIKYPERTIAAAIIGGFPEVNTFLLKHEFKLGLWATKNNHMTLLSDVIAAAHELQGEYRVELKNYIKAVSSKTLHAYYKAGIHYTSTNRLHQVSCPFLVLYGSRDDYVHAYRHMFVSQIKGVEIVLVDGVGHQIPTKKPRTLAYILRDFGYRAGR
- a CDS encoding XapX domain-containing protein; this translates as MQEVLLAVLAGSIVGFLFAWIKLPIPAPPALPGIMGIFGIYFGFKLFQWVSTTFFV
- a CDS encoding IS3 family transposase (programmed frameshift), which encodes MGKNVYSNEVKWAVVKEKMSGQLTNREIMDKYEVKNVSQIKTWMKWYRENQIHRFDQPIGKQYTYGLGPEDSSVEEKNDRKMKHLTQENEILKKVFGDRKGAEKEIVLQLVQKLRRKYTVSAILSVLNVPRSTYYRWASAEPVTLSKEEKTMIYLCKKTKYRYGHRKIKELLKRDYHIKLHRNTVQRMMQKHHLQCRVKKKRKWKSQGESVIVAPHLLQRAFHASRPNQKWVTDITYIQYGADTLYLSTIMDLFNNQIVAYKLYTHQQIPLVMDTLTDALEKRGHPTGVMIHSDQGSVYSSYAYQNLMKEKHLISSMSRRGNCWDNAVIESFHSNLKSEEFQYVKFNSLSMEAVKERIDQFMKYYNEERIQEKLGYHTPIEFGEMAA
- the argS gene encoding arginine--tRNA ligase translates to MSQVEELKIGLKEQLEKAAVKAELATAEEIPSIVIETPKDKTHGDFATNLAMQLARVAKKAPRAIAEEIAANIDYDAASIEKLDIAGPGFINFFMKKDYLSEIVKTVLEQQEDFGSTNVGEGKKVQIEFVSANPTGTLHLGHARGAAVGDSLAHILSKAGYDVAREYYINDAGNQIDNLTLSLEARYLQELGEDAEMPEDGYHGQDIIGFAKEIASEHGDRYKNADVEERRAYFREYGLKRELDKLKEDLADFRVNFDNWFSETSLYDNNKITPVLEELATRGETFEEEGATWFRSTTYGDDKDRVLVKSDGSYTYLTPDIAYHKDKLNRGFGELINVWGADHHGYIPRMRAAIQALGYDKDQLTVQIIQMVNLFENGEKVKMSKRTGKAVTMRELMEEVGIDATRYFFAMRAPETHLDFDLGLAKSQSNENPVYYSQYAHARICSMLRAAEEEGLKPDANEADLSLLTAEKDLELMKKIGEFPEAVASAAKNHAPHRITNYVHELAAALHSFYNAEKVLTDDEALTKARLALIEAVRITLINALGLVGVTAPERM
- a CDS encoding DUF1934 domain-containing protein; this encodes MTGLPITIQVRTTIRDGKRSERHSMDAIGELFVKGEFLMLKFQEPREEQETESTNQTIQLRDGRMTVQRKGAVTMNQRFVEGTKTEGMYNSIYGPMHMETDTKKVSYNWNEDDQAGDITLTYDLVLSGSQTGRYHMKVTFKEETS